Proteins from a single region of Hydra vulgaris chromosome 12, alternate assembly HydraT2T_AEP:
- the LOC100206587 gene encoding protein arginine N-methyltransferase 9 isoform X4 produces the protein MDPTNICHLNGSEVLEIARSFVLSKEYGKSCSCYMFLFCRVDTSCLSYKQEFLFTFKKWVKKLILMGKLLEFTQFMETVFETCQLIKIDIAICAAQVLYKNSHIYHAVNILNICKNENDLRVTDFIERLNNILVEKWHFRMLNDKKRNSAYALTLQHAFDRGHRSVLDIGSGTGLLSILSRRAGFEKIVSCEKSDVLCHIQNDVLEANKEKKYINLLQKMSTNIKFGTDIKDRASLIVTEIFDCALLGEGAIATLKHAWTELLDCEKLGEVIPHSATVYGICIECEEIRKHAKYSYKNILLCGNQDTCDEAYQPYTSENMRTIKGGYKELSDEFLILNINFNSIEELNNLESNLLLNVDVLENGIFDAVMVYFTLNLDETISISTKPDQESCWEQAVYTNHNSPPVKLGLHEVIGLKKFDLVVSEPIDCNGLIKDNFIEDMVNIKLVCSNETEFIPSKLDCIGLCISSGKLVKKNQVADDEATLGLKIAEHMNKFKVSTHPDIEGVTLEYQLLSTSFLCFQLDLSAGINNKKELDLFMSSENHIEIKIENDGSLTGVLFWFNMSFGDQLKLSSAPSIKTHFHQTCFILPSNPCVSSKDTISLLVSRYKNFIDVRYVSKV, from the exons ATGGATCCCACTAATATATGTCATTTAAATGGAAGTGAAGTATTGGAAATAGCACGCTCATTTGTATTATCAAAGGAATATGGAAAATCTTGTTCTTGTTATATGTTTCTGTTCTGCCGCGTAGATACTTCATGTTTAAGTTATaaacaagaatttttgtttacattcaAAAAATGGGTTAAAAAGCTTATTCTTATGGGAAAACTTTTAGAGTTTACTCAATTTATGGAAACTGTATTTGAAACTTGCCAACTAATCAAAATAGATATTGCCATTTGTGCTGCACAAGTCTTATACAAAAACAGCCACATTTACCATGctgttaatattttgaatatatgcAAGAATGAAAATGACTTAAGAGTAACTGACTTCATTGAGCGTCTTAATAACATATTGGTAGAAAAATGGCATTTTAGAATgcttaatgataaaaaaagaaattcagcATATGCATTGACTTTGCAACATGCTTTTGATCGTGGTCATAGATCAGTCTTGGATATTGGTTCAGGAACTGGTTTGCTCAg TATTTTATCACGAAGAGCAGGCTTTGAAAAAATAGTATCTTGTGAGAAATCAGATGTCTTGTGTCACATTCAAAATGATGTTCTGGAagctaataaagaaaaaaaatatattaatttattacaaaaaatgtcGACCAATATAAAATTTGGTACAGATATTAAAGATAG AGCTTCATTGATTGTTACTGAAATATTTGACTGTGCGCTGTTGGGTGAAGGTGCAATTGCTACTTTAAAGCATGCTTGGACCGAACTTTTAGACTGTGAAAAATTAGGCGag GTAATACCTCATTCAGCGACAGTCTATGGCATTTGCATTGAGTGTGAAGAAATCAGAAAGCATgcaaa atattcttataaaaatattctacTTTGTGGAAATCAAGATACTTGTGATGAAGCATATCAACCTTATACCTCTGAAAATATGAGAACTATCAAAGGGGGATACAAAGAACTATCAGAtgaatttcttattttaaatatcaacttCAACTCAATTGAG GAACTCAATAATTTGGAAAGTAATTTACTGCTTAATGTCGATGTGTTGGAAAATGGAATTTTTGATGCAGTTATGGTTTATTTCACTCTGAATTTGGATGAAACAATTAGTATTTCTACCAAGCCTGACCAAGAAAGTTGTTGGGAACAAGCAGTGTATACAAACCATAATTCTCCTCCAGTAAAACttg GACTCCATGAAGTTATAGGACTCAAGAAGTTTGATCTTGTTGTTTCTGAACCAATCGACTGCAATGGTTTGATAAAGGataattttattgaagataTGGTTAATATTAA gttAGTGTGCTCAAATGAAACTGAGTTTATTCCTTCTAAACTAGACTGCATTGGTTTGTGTATTTCATCAGGTAAATTGGTTAAAAAGAACCAGGTTGCAGATGATGAAGCTACATTAGGTTTAAAGATTGCTGAGCACATGAATAAGTTTAAG GTATCAACACATCCTGACATTGAAGGTGTAACTTTAGAGTATCAGTTGTTATcaacttcttttttatgttttcaattagATCTTTCTGCTGGGATTAATAACAAAAAg GAGTTGGATTTGTTTATGTCTTCGGAGAACCATATTGAGATTAAGATAGAAAATGATGGAAGTTTAACAGGTGTTCTGTTTTGGTTTAATATGTCATTTGGTGATCAATTAAAACTTTCATCTGCACCGTCTATAAAG ACGCATTTTCATCAAACCTGTTTTATTCTGCCTAGCAATCCATGTGTCTCGAGCAAAGATACAATTTCTTTATTGGTTTCTAGATACAAGAATTTTATTGATGTCCGATATGTTTCCAAAGTTTAA
- the LOC100206587 gene encoding protein arginine N-methyltransferase 9 isoform X3, whose translation MDPTNICHLNGSEVLEIARSFVLSKEYGKSCSCYMFLFCRVDTSCLSYKQEFLFTFKKWVKKLILMGKLLEFTQFMETVFETCQLIKIDIAICAAQVLYKNSHIYHAVNILNICKNENDLRVTDFIERLNNILVEKWHFRMLNDKKRNSAYALTLQHAFDRGHRSVLDIGSGTGLLSILSRRAGFEKIVSCEKSDVLCHIQNDVLEANKEKKYINLLQKMSTNIKFGTDIKDRASLIVTEIFDCALLGEGAIATLKHAWTELLDCEKLGEVIPHSATVYGICIECEEIRKHAKYSYKNILLCGNQDTCDEAYQPYTSENMRTIKGGYKELSDEFLILNINFNSIEELNNLESNLLLNVDVLENGIFDAVMVYFTLNLDETISISTKPDQESCWEQAVYTNHNSPPVKLGTAVSLSINIMEECIFIQFKNEEMDIDIGKHTQINEVMVLDIDRRLVARHNDCEYFERYEQCISRKLHHSKEALNICFICADVSVIPLLASHGGDNFFTFIEPSNALLKLLLHVDSSLNKKIQVLTRPMLYRLHEVIGLKKFDLVVSEPIDCNGLIKDNFIEDMVNIKLVCSNETEFIPSKLDCIGLCISSGKLVKKNQVADDEATLGLKIAEHMNKFKVSTHPDIEGVTLEYQLLSTSFLCFQLDLSAGINNKKELDLFMSSENHIEIKIENDGSLTGVLFWFNMSFGDQLKLSSAPSIKTHFHQTCFILPSNPCVSSKDTISLLVSRYKNFIDVRYVSKV comes from the exons ATGGATCCCACTAATATATGTCATTTAAATGGAAGTGAAGTATTGGAAATAGCACGCTCATTTGTATTATCAAAGGAATATGGAAAATCTTGTTCTTGTTATATGTTTCTGTTCTGCCGCGTAGATACTTCATGTTTAAGTTATaaacaagaatttttgtttacattcaAAAAATGGGTTAAAAAGCTTATTCTTATGGGAAAACTTTTAGAGTTTACTCAATTTATGGAAACTGTATTTGAAACTTGCCAACTAATCAAAATAGATATTGCCATTTGTGCTGCACAAGTCTTATACAAAAACAGCCACATTTACCATGctgttaatattttgaatatatgcAAGAATGAAAATGACTTAAGAGTAACTGACTTCATTGAGCGTCTTAATAACATATTGGTAGAAAAATGGCATTTTAGAATgcttaatgataaaaaaagaaattcagcATATGCATTGACTTTGCAACATGCTTTTGATCGTGGTCATAGATCAGTCTTGGATATTGGTTCAGGAACTGGTTTGCTCAg TATTTTATCACGAAGAGCAGGCTTTGAAAAAATAGTATCTTGTGAGAAATCAGATGTCTTGTGTCACATTCAAAATGATGTTCTGGAagctaataaagaaaaaaaatatattaatttattacaaaaaatgtcGACCAATATAAAATTTGGTACAGATATTAAAGATAG AGCTTCATTGATTGTTACTGAAATATTTGACTGTGCGCTGTTGGGTGAAGGTGCAATTGCTACTTTAAAGCATGCTTGGACCGAACTTTTAGACTGTGAAAAATTAGGCGag GTAATACCTCATTCAGCGACAGTCTATGGCATTTGCATTGAGTGTGAAGAAATCAGAAAGCATgcaaa atattcttataaaaatattctacTTTGTGGAAATCAAGATACTTGTGATGAAGCATATCAACCTTATACCTCTGAAAATATGAGAACTATCAAAGGGGGATACAAAGAACTATCAGAtgaatttcttattttaaatatcaacttCAACTCAATTGAG GAACTCAATAATTTGGAAAGTAATTTACTGCTTAATGTCGATGTGTTGGAAAATGGAATTTTTGATGCAGTTATGGTTTATTTCACTCTGAATTTGGATGAAACAATTAGTATTTCTACCAAGCCTGACCAAGAAAGTTGTTGGGAACAAGCAGTGTATACAAACCATAATTCTCCTCCAGTAAAACttg GTACTGCAGTTTCACTTAGCATAAATATAATGGAGGaatgtatttttattcaatttaaaaatgaggaAATGGACATTGATATTGGTAAGCACACACAAATAAATGAAGTAATGGTTTTGGATATTGATAGGCGATTGGTTGCAAGACATAACGATTGTGAATATTTTGAAAGATATGAGCAATGCATATCTAGAAAGTTACATCATTCAAAAGAAGCTCTCAATATTTGCTTTATATGTGCTGATGTTTCTGTAATACCACTTCTAGCCTCTCACGGag gTGATAACTTCTTCACGTTTATTGAACCTTCAAATGCTTTATTAAAGCTGTTGTTACATGTAGattcttcattaaataaaaaaattcaagttctGACACGCCCAATGCTTTATA GACTCCATGAAGTTATAGGACTCAAGAAGTTTGATCTTGTTGTTTCTGAACCAATCGACTGCAATGGTTTGATAAAGGataattttattgaagataTGGTTAATATTAA gttAGTGTGCTCAAATGAAACTGAGTTTATTCCTTCTAAACTAGACTGCATTGGTTTGTGTATTTCATCAGGTAAATTGGTTAAAAAGAACCAGGTTGCAGATGATGAAGCTACATTAGGTTTAAAGATTGCTGAGCACATGAATAAGTTTAAG GTATCAACACATCCTGACATTGAAGGTGTAACTTTAGAGTATCAGTTGTTATcaacttcttttttatgttttcaattagATCTTTCTGCTGGGATTAATAACAAAAAg GAGTTGGATTTGTTTATGTCTTCGGAGAACCATATTGAGATTAAGATAGAAAATGATGGAAGTTTAACAGGTGTTCTGTTTTGGTTTAATATGTCATTTGGTGATCAATTAAAACTTTCATCTGCACCGTCTATAAAG ACGCATTTTCATCAAACCTGTTTTATTCTGCCTAGCAATCCATGTGTCTCGAGCAAAGATACAATTTCTTTATTGGTTTCTAGATACAAGAATTTTATTGATGTCCGATATGTTTCCAAAGTTTAA